The following proteins come from a genomic window of Salvia hispanica cultivar TCC Black 2014 chromosome 4, UniMelb_Shisp_WGS_1.0, whole genome shotgun sequence:
- the LOC125222389 gene encoding aluminum-activated malate transporter 4-like — protein MEANYRSLRQSFVERGKERLLSRKQNSGAGFGDDPYIVREGCFHRIFRVSVERISRLWSDVKGTEFKLREMGRSDPRKVVFAVKMGSCLSLVSILIFFKEPSNFISQNSIWAILTVVVVFEFSIGATLNKGFNRAIGTFSAGALALGIAQLSVKAGELHEFIVVINIFIAGFLASYLKLYPAMKQYEYGFRVFLLTFCIVLVSGTSHFFQTAYSRLLLIAVGACVCLVVNVCVYPIWAGEDLHKLVVKNFKGVAGSIEGCVNMYLQCVEYSRIPSKILVYQASDDPLYKGYRAAVESTSQEETLLGFAIWEPPHGRYKMYRYPWSEYVKVSGALRHCAFMVMAMHGCILSEIQASSELRQAFKDEIQRVGMEGAMVLRMLGDKVEKMEKLSASDPLQKIHDAAEDLQMMIDQKSYLLVNAQSWDATKPPPEKAVDHEMLQELRDNDEKHASLGDGAHLRSTQAMRNPEFNQTSMSMHHSVSQWGSGEDLFREQSMWPSRLSVIGDAMLNDREVRTYESASALSLATFTSLLIEFVARLQNLVDSFNELSEKAKFADSAETKEVVGFWSRTLKVMCCKD, from the exons ATGGAAGCAAATTACAGATCTCTGAGGCAGAGCTTCGTGGAGCGAGGCAAGGAGAGGCTGCTCTCCAGAAAGCAAAATTCCGGGGCGGGATTCGGCGACGATCCGTACATCGTCCGCGAGGGCTGTTTCCATCGCATTTTCCGAGTCTCGGTAGAGAGGATTTCGAGATTGTGGAGCGATGTCAAGGGAACTGAGTTCAAGCTGCGTGAAATGGGAAGATCAGACCCCAGGAAAGTGGTGTTTGCTGTCAAGATGGGGTCTTGTTTGTCTCTGGTTTCGATTCTCATCTTTTTCAAAGAGCCCTCCAATTTCATCAGCCAGAATTCGATTTGGGCGATCCTCACTGTTGTTGTTGTGTTTGAGTTTAGCATTG GTGCTACCTTAAACAAAGGCTTTAACCGTGCGATAGGAACATTCTCAGCTGGAGCATTGGCTCTAGGCATCGCACAGCTGTCCGTGAAAGCTGGTGAATTACACGAATTCATTGTTGTAATCAACATTTTCATAGCAG GCTTTCTCGCTAGTTATCTCAAGCTGTACCCGGCCATGAAGCAGTACGAGTATGGCTTCCGTGTGTTCTTGCTGACATTTTGCATCGTGCTAGTATCCGGAACTTCACATTTCTTTCAAACAGCCTATTCTCGATTGCTACTTATCGCTGTTGGGGCTTGTGTGTGTTTGGTCGTAAATGTATGCGTCTATCCCATTTGGGCCGGAGAAGATTTGCATAAACTCGTCGTGAAAAATTTCAAGGGCGTTGCTGGTTCCATCGAAG GATGTGTGAATATGTACCTGCAGTGTGTCGAGTACTCCAGGATTCCCTCGAAAATCTTGGTCTACCAGGCCTCGGACGATCCTTTGTACAAGGGATATCGGGCTGCAGTTGAGTCGACTAGCCAAGAGGAGACGTTG TTGGGGTTTGCGATTTGGGAGCCGCCTCACGGGCGTTACAAGATGTATAGATATCCGTGGAGCGAATACGTGAAAGTGAGCGGTGCGTTAAGACATTGTGCATTCATGGTAATGGCAATGCATGGATGTATACTGTCTGAAATACAG GCATCATCCGAGTTGAGACAAGCGTTCAAGGATGAAATTCAGAGAGTCGGGATGGAGGGCGCTATGGTGCTAAGAATGCTCGGTGACAAAGTCGAAAAGATGGAGAAACTATCGGCTAGCGATCCGTTACAGAAGATACACGATGCAGCAGAGGATTTACAGATGATGATCGATCAAAAATCGTATCTCTTAGTGAATGCACAGAGCTGGGATGCTACAAAACCACCGCCCGAAAAAGCAGTGGACCACGAGATGCTTCAGGAGCTCCGAGACAACGATGAGAAGCACGCCTCACTGGGTGATGGAGCTCACTTGAGATCAACGCAGGCGATGAGGAACCCCGAGTTCAATCAAACGAGCATGAGCATGCATCACTCCGTCTCCCAGTGGGGCTCCGGAGAGGACTTGTTCAGGGAACAGTCTATGTGGCCATCGCGCCTCTCGGTCATTGGTGATGCTATGTTGAACGATCGTGAAGTGAGGACTTATGAGAGCGCGAGTGCGCTCTCCCTCGCGACTTTCACATCTCTGTTGATAGAGTTCGTTGCGAGGCTGCAGAATCTGGTGGACTCGTTCAATGAGCTCTCTGAGAAGGCAAAGTTCGCTGATTCAGCTGAGACGAAGGAGGTTGTTGGATTCTGGTCTCGGACGCTAAAGGTCATGTGCTGCAAAGACTGA
- the LOC125222391 gene encoding 5'-3' exoribonuclease 2-like, giving the protein MGIPAFYRWLIQRFPRSVVDVLEDSSPVVNGDRFPVDITRSNPNGVEFDNLYLDMNGIIHPCFHPKNGSPPKSYDKVFAAVFKYIDRIFALVRPRKVLFMAIDGVASRAKMNQQQARRFRVAKHAADMASLLEKQGSDHAEKDKPAESEVLDSNLITPGTGFMEALSSALQYYVLLRINNDPGWKGVKVILSDATVPGEGEHKGRTMPGN; this is encoded by the exons ATGGGGATTCCGGCGTTTTACCGGTGGCTGATCCAGAGATTTCCGCGGTCAGTTGTTGACGTGTTGGAGGATTCGTCGCCGGTAGTTAACGGAGATAGGTTTCCCGTCGACATCACGAGGTCGAACCCTAACGGAGTGGAGTTCGACAATCTGTATCTCGACATGAACGGCATTATACATCCGTGTTTTCACCCTAAAAACGGG TCTCCTCCGAAATCTTACGATAAAGTGTTTGCCGCGGTTTTCAAGTATATCGATCGGATTTTCGCACTGGTTAGGCCTCGCAAGGTTCTGTTCATGGCCATTG ATGGTGTTGCCTCGAGGGCCAAGATGAATCAGCAGCAAGCAAGACGTTTCAGAGTAGCTAAACATGCAGCTGATATG GCTTCTCTATTAGAGAAACAAGGAAGCGACCATGCGGAGAAAGATAAACCGGCAGAAAGTGAAGTGCTCGATTCTAACTTAATCACTCCGGGGACTGGATTCATGGAAGCACTTTCATCCGCACTTCAATATTATGTACTTTTAAGGATCAACAATGATCCTGGTTGGAAGGGAGTCAAG GTAATCCTTTCTGATGCTACTGTACCTGGTGAGGGAGAACATAAAGGGAGAACTATGCCTGGTAATTGA
- the LOC125222390 gene encoding aluminum-activated malate transporter 4-like, protein MAAKHGSSRQSFEEQGKERLLPRGDDPHIVREGCFDRISRWWSDVRGTALKLHEMGRSDPRKVAFAFKMGFSLSLVSVLIFFKEPSNFVSQNYFWAMLTVVLVFEYSIGATLNRGINRAIGTFAAGALGLGIGELSVKAGEWHEFIVVINIFIAGSLASYIKLYPAMFQYEYGFRVFVLTFCLMLVTGTSDFFQTASTRLLLSALGAGVCLIVHVSVYPIWAGEDLHKLVVKNFKGVAASIEGCVNMYLQCVKYSRIPSKILIYQASDDPLYNGYRAAVESTSQEEALLGFAVWEPPHGRYKMYRYPWSEYVKVSGALRHCAFMVMAMHGCILSEIQASSELRQAFKDGIQRVGTEGAKVLRMLGDKVEKMEKLSAGDPLQKIHGAAEDLQMMIDQKSYLLVNAQSWDATKPPHEKAVDHEMLLELRDNDERHASLGDGAHLRSTQTMRNPESSQTSMSMHHSVSQCGSGEDLLRQQSMWPSRLSVMGDAMFSEREVRTYQSASALSLANFTSLLIEFVARLQNLVNSFKELSEKAKFADSAETKEVVGFWSRTLKVMCCTD, encoded by the exons ATGGCTGCAAAACATGGATCTTCGAGGCAGAGCTTCGAGGAGCAAGGCAAGGAGAGGCTGCTCCCTCGAGGCGATGATCCACACATCGTGCGCGAGGGGTGTTTTGATCGCATTTCGAGATGGTGGAGCGATGTGAGGGGAACTGCGTTGAAGCTACATGAAATGGGAAGATCAGACCCCAGAAAAGTGGCGTTTGCTTTCAAAATGGGGTTTTCTTTGTCTCTCGTTTCGGTTCTCATCTTTTTCAAAGAGCCCTCGAACTTCGTCAGCCAGAACTATTTTTGGGCTATGCTCACTGTTGTTCTTGTGTTTGAGTATAGCATTG GTGCTACCTTAAACAGAGGCATTAACCGTGCGATAGGAACATTCGCAGCCGGAGCATTGGGTCTAGGCATCGGAGAGCTGTCCGTGAAAGCTGGCGAATGGCACGAATTCATTGTTGTAATCAACATTTTCATAGCAG GCTCACTCGCTAGTTATATCAAGCTGTACCCGGCCATGTTCCAGTATGAGTATGGCTTCCGTGTGTTCGTGCTCACATTTTGCCTCATGCTAGTAACTGGAACTTCAGATTTCTTTCAAACAGCTTCTACTCGATTGCTACTTAGCGCTCTTGGGGCTGGTGTGTGTTTGATCGTACATGTATCCGTCTATCCCATTTGGGCCGGAGAAGATTTGCATAAACTAGTCGTGAAAAATTTCAAGGGCGTTGCTGCTTCTATCGAAG GATGTGTGAATATGTACCTGCAGTGTGTCAAGTACTCTAGGATTCCCTCGAAAATCTTGATCTACCAGGCCTCGGACGATCCTTTGTACAATGGATATCGGGCTGCAGTTGAGTCGACTAGCCAAGAGGAGGCGTTG TTGGGGTTCGCGGTTTGGGAGCCGCCTCACGGGCGTTACAAGATGTATAGATATCCGTGGAGCGAATACGTGAAAGTGAGCGGTGCGTTAAGACATTGTGCATTCATGGTAATGGCAATGCATGGATGTATACTGTCTGAAATACAG GCATCGTCCGAGTTGAGACAAGCGTTCAAGGACGGGATTCAGAGAGTCGGGACAGAGGGAGCTAAGGTGCTAAGAATGCTCGGTGACAAAGTCGAAAAGATGGAGAAACTATCGGCCGGCGATCCGTTACAGAAGATACACGGTGCAGCAGAGGATTTACAGATGATGATCGATCAAAAATCGTATCTCTTAGTGAATGCACAGAGCTGGGATGCTACAAAACCTCCGCACGAAAAAGCAGTGGACCACGAGATGCTTCTGGAGCTCCGAGACAACGATGAGAGGCACGCCTCGCTGGGCGATGGAGCTCACTTGAGATCAACGCAGACGATGAGGAACCCCGAGTCCAGTCAAACGAGCATGAGCATGCATCACTCCGTCTCCCAGTGTGGCTCTGGAGAGGACTTGCTCAGACAACAGTCTATGTGGCCATCGCGCCTCTCGGTTATGGGCGATGCTATGTTCAGCGAGCGTGAAGTGAGGACTTATCAGAGCGCGAGCGCACTCTCCCTCGCGAATTTCACGTCTCTGTTGATAGAGTTCGTTGCGAGGCTGCAGAATCTGGTGAACTCGTTCAAAGAGCTCTCTGAGAAGGCGAAGTTCGCCGATTCAGCTGAGACGAAGGAGGTTGTTGGATTCTGGTCTCGGACGCTAAAGGTCATGTGCTGCACAGACTGA
- the LOC125223541 gene encoding 5'-3' exoribonuclease 3-like isoform X1, which yields MGIPAFYRWLIERFPRSVVDVLEDSSPVVNGVRLPVDITRSNPNGVEFDNLYLDMNGIIHPCFHPENGSPPKSYDEVFAAVFKYIDRIFALVRPRKLLFMAIDGVAPRAKMNQQRARRFRAAKDAADMASLLEKQGSDHEEKDKPAESGVLDSNLITPGTGFMESLSSALQYYVHLRINNDPGWKGVKVILSDATVPGEGEHKVMSYIRLQRNLPGFDPNTRHCLYGLDADLIMLALATHEVHFSVLREDVRRPPPDSKDHKAHNMKKAAGKTYLEPKEVPSQYLEDIISKQKFQFLNVWVLRDYLAESLRVPDPTVKFDLERLIDDFVFMCLFVGNDFLPHVPSLEISEGAIDLLMSVYKKEFVRMGGYLTNATEVNLKGVEHFVQTLGSHENAIFKKRQQEQLNWEHRARRFPAKSNLQSDATFVADKVNLGEDGWKERYYTEKFEAQSDDDRETVKKDAVLKYVEGICWVMHYYYQGVCSWQWFYPYHYAPFGSDFRDLDQLDIHFELGKPFKPFDQLMGVLPAASAGALPLCYRKLMTDQASPILDLYPTEFDLDLNGRKQAWKAICKLPFIDEARLLSEIAKVENTLTDVERRRNTLGVDQLFINISHPLAAKILTFWERNKDHPKLQRAKVRTLINPRFSDGMNGYVYISDKPICPPEIPSPLHDMKTITPNKVLLVFYKLPDLHPHIPRPPEGVRMPKKVIGKHDLLPPPTLWHQSAVSQSRFSTRPVPPKSIAGSSLAEICHSLVAKTYSSEDRGNAMKRSHDAAMNHSGKKRKRRGGKSKKRNA from the exons ATGGGGATTCCGGCGTTTTACCGGTGGCTGATCGAGAGATTTCCGCGGTCAGTTGTTGACGTGCTGGAGGATTCGTCGCCGGTAGTTAACGGAGTTAGGTTGCCCGTCGACATCACGAGGTCGAACCCTAACGGAGTGGAGTTCGACAATCTGTATCTCGACATGAACGGCATTATACATCCGTGTTTTCACCCTGAAAACGGG TCTCCTCCGAAATCTTACGATGAAGTGTTTGCCGCAGTTTTCAAGTATATTGATCGGATTTTCGCACTGGTTAGGCCTCGCAAGCTTCTGTTCATGGCCATTG ATGGTGTTGCCCCGAGGGCTAAGATGAATCAGCAGCGAGCAAGACGTTTCAGAGCAGCTAAAGATGCAGCTGATATG GCTTCTCTATTAGAGAAACAAGGAAGCGACCATGAGGAGAAAGATAAACCGGCAGAAAGTGGAGTGCTCGATTCTAACTTAATCACTCCGGGGACTGGATTCATGGAATCACTTTCATCCGCACTTCAATATTATGTACATTTAAGGATCAACAACGATCCTGGTTGGAAGGGAGTCAAG GTAATCCTTTCTGATGCTACTGTACCTGGTGAAGGAGAACATAAAGTGATGTCTTATATCCGCTTGCAAAGAAATCTGCCTGGATTTGATCCAAACACACGGCATTGTTTGTATGGTTTG GATGCAGATCTTATCATGCTTGCTTTGGCTACCCATGAAGTTCATTTCTCAGTTTTAAGGGAG GATGTCCGAAGACCGCCCCCTGATAGCAAAGATCACAAGGCTCACAACATGAAGAAGGCAGCTGGAAAGACCTATTTGGAGCCCAAGGAAGTTCCTTCACAATATCTTGAAGACATCATATCAAAACAGAAGTTTCAG TTTCTCAATGTATGGGTACTCCGGGACTATTTGGCGGAGAGCCTGAGAGTACCAGATCCAACAGTAAAATTCGATCTTGAAAGATTGatagatgattttgttttcatgTGCCTTTTTGTTGGAAATGACTTTCTACCCCATGTGCCATCATTGGAGATATCAGAG GGGGCTATCGATTTGCTTATGTCTGTTTACAAAAAAGAATTTGTCCGAATGGGTGGCTATCTCACTAATGCTACTGAG GTAAATTTGAAAGGAGTGGAACACTTTGTTCAGACACTTGGTTCTCATGAGAATGCAATTTTCAAGAAACGACAGCAG GAACAGTTGAACTGGGAGCATCGCGCAAGACGTTTTCCTGCCAAA TCCAATTTGCAATCTGATGCCACATTTGTGGCAGACAAG GTAAATCTAGGAGAGGACGGTTGGAAAGAGAGATACTACACCGAGAAGTTTGAGGCACAAAGTGATGATGACCGTGAGACAGTTAAAAAAGATGCT GTCTTGAAATATGTTGAGGGGATATGCTGGGTCATGCATTATTACTACCAAGGAGTATGCTCATGGCAATG GTTTTATCCATACCATTACGCTCCCTTCGGATCTGATTTCCGAGACCTAGACCAGCTCGATATTCACTTTGAACTCGGGAAACCCTTTAAACCATTCGACCAATTAATGGGTGTCCTGCCTGCTGCAAG TGCAGGAGCGCTTCCTTTATGCTATAGGAAGTTAATGACAGATCAAGCATCCCCTATCCTGGATCTCTATCCCACGG aGTTTGATCTGGATTTGAATGGGAGAAAACAAGCATGGAAG GCTATTTGTAAATTACCCTTTATTGACGAGGCTCGTCTTCTTAGTGAGATTGCAAAAGTAGAAAATACATTAACG GATGTGGAGAGGCGGCGAAACACTCTGGGCGTTGATCAACTATTTATTAACATTTCACATCCTTTAGCGGCCAAAATATTGACTTTCTGGGAACGGAATAAAGATCATCCGAAGCTGCAGAGAGCTAAAGTGAGGACGCTAATTAACCCAAGATTCAG TGATGGAATGAATGGGTACGTGTACATATCCGACAAGCCCATTTGCCCTCCAGAGATCCCATCTCCTTTACATGACATGAAGACAATCACGCCGAATAAAGTCTT GCTGGTCTTTTATAAACTTCCCGATCTTCATCCTCACATCCCTAGACCACCAGAAGGAGTTAGAATGCCTAAAAAG GTTATTGGCAAGCACGATTTGCTACCTCCACCTACGCTGTGGCATCAGTCGGCTGTTTCTCAGAGCAGATTTTCCACCCG GCCTGTTCCTCCAAAGTCGATTGCAGGATCGTCTCTTGCAGAAATCTGCCACAGTCTCGTTGCTAAAACTTACAGCAGCGAAGACCGAGGAAATGCCATGAAACGAAGCCATGATGCTGCTATGAATCATAGTGGAAAGAAACGCAAGAGGCGTGGTGGAAAGTCAAAAAAACGCAACGCCTAG
- the LOC125223541 gene encoding 5'-3' exoribonuclease 3-like isoform X2, producing MAIDGVAPRAKMNQQRARRFRAAKDAADMASLLEKQGSDHEEKDKPAESGVLDSNLITPGTGFMESLSSALQYYVHLRINNDPGWKGVKVILSDATVPGEGEHKVMSYIRLQRNLPGFDPNTRHCLYGLDADLIMLALATHEVHFSVLREDVRRPPPDSKDHKAHNMKKAAGKTYLEPKEVPSQYLEDIISKQKFQFLNVWVLRDYLAESLRVPDPTVKFDLERLIDDFVFMCLFVGNDFLPHVPSLEISEGAIDLLMSVYKKEFVRMGGYLTNATEVNLKGVEHFVQTLGSHENAIFKKRQQEQLNWEHRARRFPAKSNLQSDATFVADKVNLGEDGWKERYYTEKFEAQSDDDRETVKKDAVLKYVEGICWVMHYYYQGVCSWQWFYPYHYAPFGSDFRDLDQLDIHFELGKPFKPFDQLMGVLPAASAGALPLCYRKLMTDQASPILDLYPTEFDLDLNGRKQAWKAICKLPFIDEARLLSEIAKVENTLTDVERRRNTLGVDQLFINISHPLAAKILTFWERNKDHPKLQRAKVRTLINPRFSDGMNGYVYISDKPICPPEIPSPLHDMKTITPNKVLLVFYKLPDLHPHIPRPPEGVRMPKKVIGKHDLLPPPTLWHQSAVSQSRFSTRPVPPKSIAGSSLAEICHSLVAKTYSSEDRGNAMKRSHDAAMNHSGKKRKRRGGKSKKRNA from the exons ATGGCCATTG ATGGTGTTGCCCCGAGGGCTAAGATGAATCAGCAGCGAGCAAGACGTTTCAGAGCAGCTAAAGATGCAGCTGATATG GCTTCTCTATTAGAGAAACAAGGAAGCGACCATGAGGAGAAAGATAAACCGGCAGAAAGTGGAGTGCTCGATTCTAACTTAATCACTCCGGGGACTGGATTCATGGAATCACTTTCATCCGCACTTCAATATTATGTACATTTAAGGATCAACAACGATCCTGGTTGGAAGGGAGTCAAG GTAATCCTTTCTGATGCTACTGTACCTGGTGAAGGAGAACATAAAGTGATGTCTTATATCCGCTTGCAAAGAAATCTGCCTGGATTTGATCCAAACACACGGCATTGTTTGTATGGTTTG GATGCAGATCTTATCATGCTTGCTTTGGCTACCCATGAAGTTCATTTCTCAGTTTTAAGGGAG GATGTCCGAAGACCGCCCCCTGATAGCAAAGATCACAAGGCTCACAACATGAAGAAGGCAGCTGGAAAGACCTATTTGGAGCCCAAGGAAGTTCCTTCACAATATCTTGAAGACATCATATCAAAACAGAAGTTTCAG TTTCTCAATGTATGGGTACTCCGGGACTATTTGGCGGAGAGCCTGAGAGTACCAGATCCAACAGTAAAATTCGATCTTGAAAGATTGatagatgattttgttttcatgTGCCTTTTTGTTGGAAATGACTTTCTACCCCATGTGCCATCATTGGAGATATCAGAG GGGGCTATCGATTTGCTTATGTCTGTTTACAAAAAAGAATTTGTCCGAATGGGTGGCTATCTCACTAATGCTACTGAG GTAAATTTGAAAGGAGTGGAACACTTTGTTCAGACACTTGGTTCTCATGAGAATGCAATTTTCAAGAAACGACAGCAG GAACAGTTGAACTGGGAGCATCGCGCAAGACGTTTTCCTGCCAAA TCCAATTTGCAATCTGATGCCACATTTGTGGCAGACAAG GTAAATCTAGGAGAGGACGGTTGGAAAGAGAGATACTACACCGAGAAGTTTGAGGCACAAAGTGATGATGACCGTGAGACAGTTAAAAAAGATGCT GTCTTGAAATATGTTGAGGGGATATGCTGGGTCATGCATTATTACTACCAAGGAGTATGCTCATGGCAATG GTTTTATCCATACCATTACGCTCCCTTCGGATCTGATTTCCGAGACCTAGACCAGCTCGATATTCACTTTGAACTCGGGAAACCCTTTAAACCATTCGACCAATTAATGGGTGTCCTGCCTGCTGCAAG TGCAGGAGCGCTTCCTTTATGCTATAGGAAGTTAATGACAGATCAAGCATCCCCTATCCTGGATCTCTATCCCACGG aGTTTGATCTGGATTTGAATGGGAGAAAACAAGCATGGAAG GCTATTTGTAAATTACCCTTTATTGACGAGGCTCGTCTTCTTAGTGAGATTGCAAAAGTAGAAAATACATTAACG GATGTGGAGAGGCGGCGAAACACTCTGGGCGTTGATCAACTATTTATTAACATTTCACATCCTTTAGCGGCCAAAATATTGACTTTCTGGGAACGGAATAAAGATCATCCGAAGCTGCAGAGAGCTAAAGTGAGGACGCTAATTAACCCAAGATTCAG TGATGGAATGAATGGGTACGTGTACATATCCGACAAGCCCATTTGCCCTCCAGAGATCCCATCTCCTTTACATGACATGAAGACAATCACGCCGAATAAAGTCTT GCTGGTCTTTTATAAACTTCCCGATCTTCATCCTCACATCCCTAGACCACCAGAAGGAGTTAGAATGCCTAAAAAG GTTATTGGCAAGCACGATTTGCTACCTCCACCTACGCTGTGGCATCAGTCGGCTGTTTCTCAGAGCAGATTTTCCACCCG GCCTGTTCCTCCAAAGTCGATTGCAGGATCGTCTCTTGCAGAAATCTGCCACAGTCTCGTTGCTAAAACTTACAGCAGCGAAGACCGAGGAAATGCCATGAAACGAAGCCATGATGCTGCTATGAATCATAGTGGAAAGAAACGCAAGAGGCGTGGTGGAAAGTCAAAAAAACGCAACGCCTAG
- the LOC125218237 gene encoding VAN3-binding protein-like, producing MPDFHRSFLSPSASDFQQIFTTNNSLLSNHTNQPDDDSFRSAQSTPRASLKQNNNIQMDSKQPRTWLATLFGSRNETKKEGRRLQTAQLHAALSLTQLAAAIHGITTAAGCSSNGENSPFQPGTPCQDMGNVVSSAAALITNVCAEAAESLGADRARVQGAVDSGVAVRTPIDMIAITATTATCLRGASLLRSRAAAVPLSRVQEMLKISAEIRTIMPSGRKESTRVSVYVKHQNLMFCFKKKYLRGALTSTKEYQVTNITEERRETQGNCLLCLKTKNGIIKLLFEDEMQSKIWISTILNLLEMQNLHIY from the exons ATGCCAGATTTCCACAGAAGTTTTTTGAGCCCTTCTGCATCTGATTTCCAGCAGATATTCACAACCAAT AACTCATTGCTCTCAAACCACACAAATCAACCAGATGATGACAGCTTCAGAAGTGCTCAATCAACTCCGAGAGCTTCACTAAAGCAAAACAACAACATACAG ATGGACTCAAAGCAACCAAGAACATGGCTGGCCACCCTGTTCGGGTCTCGGAACGAGACCAAGAAGGAGGGGAGACGCCTCCAGACGGCCCAACTCCACGCGGCCCTCTCCCTGACGCAGCTAGCTGCAGCCATACACGGGATCACCACAGCCGCGGGCTGCAGCAGCAACGGAGAGAACTCCCCGTTCCAACCAGGCACGCCGTGCCAGGACATGGGCAACGTGGTGTCCTCTGCTGCAGCGCTCATCACCAACGTGTGCGCGGAGGCAGCAGAGTCCCTCGGGGCCGACAGGGCCCGGGTCCAGGGCGCTGTCGACTCCGGGGTGGCCGTGCGGACCCCTATCGACATGATTGCCATCACAGCCACAACTGCAACAT GTTTGAGAGGAGCTTCGCTTTTGAGATCGAGGGCTGCGGCGGTGCCACTGTCGAGAGTTCAAGAGATGCTAAAGATAAGTGCTGAGATACGCACAATCATGCCTTCTG GCCGGAAAGAGAGTACGCGGGTGAGCGTCTACGTAAAGCATCAAAACCTCATGTTTTGCTTCAAGAAGAAGTATCTAAGAGGAGCTCTCACATCAACCAAAGAGT ATCAAGTCACAAATATCActgaggagagaagagagacaCAAGGGAATTGCTTGCTGTGTTTGAAGACCAAAAATGGGATTATAAAGCTACTATTTGAAGATGAAATGCAATCAAAAATTTGGATATCAACTATTCTCAATCTCTTGGAGATGCAGAACCttcatatatattga
- the LOC125218125 gene encoding transmembrane protein 120 homolog, whose product MESTAAGISALAEEAKELQETAASLISRTTREEDALRQRVAAIDARINSLRSPLRGSKDFDRVEEELKRVRYILSEGDAAAFLPSKSHGMFLRMFLGPINVRANRKDVQLKVKEEYNNFRDRTAFLFLCLPSLLLILRSYIWGGCLPALPVQLYQAWLLYLYTGLALRENILRVNGSNIRPWWIKHHYFAMAMALISLTWEIDQGPDCAEKQIGVQLFLKWAIMQGVAMILQNIYQRQRLYTRIALGKARRMDVVWGETAGVEGQLLLLCPILFVLQGFEAYVGFLLLNTTMNGSKLDWQVITCGVLLIVMAVGNFVNTVQTLVRKSRVKAKIKRGKSRQELHQLNHGSDDKSS is encoded by the exons ATGGAATCAACGGCCGCCGGAATCTCGGCGCTGGCGGAGGAAGCCAAGGAGCTGCAGGAGACCGCGGCGTCCCTCATCTCCCGCACCACCCGCGAGGAGGACGCGCTGCGCCAGCGCGTCGCCGCAATCGACGCCCGCATCAACTCTCTCCGTTCGCCCCTCCGCGGCTCCAAGGATTTCGATAGA GTGGAAGAGGAGCTGAAGAGAGTGAGGTATATATTGAGTGAGGGAGATGCAGCGGCGTTTCTTCCTAGCAAATCTCATG GTATGTTTTTGAGGATGTTTTTGGGGCCTATTAATGTGAGAGCTAATCGGAAGGATGTACAATTGAAAGTGAAAGAGGAATACAATAATTTCAGG GATAGAACAGCATTTTTGTTCCTTTGTTTGCCGTCACTATTGCTTATTTTAAGGTCATATATTTGGGGTGGATGCTTACCCGCATTACCAGTTCAACTTTACCAG GCATGGTTGCTATATCTTTACACTGGTTTGGCTTTGAGAGAGAACATCTTGAGAGTTAATGGAAGTAATATACGTCCTTG GTGGATTAAACACCATTATTTTGCCATGGCTATGGCTCTGATCAGTCTAACTTGGGAAATAGACCAAGGGCCTGACTGTGCTGAGAAACAG ATAGGTGTACAACTATTTCTGAAATGGGCAATAATGCAAGGAGTTGCTATGATTCTTCAGAATATATACCAAAGGCAAAGACTTTATACACGTATTGCGCTTGGCAAG GCTAGGAGGATGGATGTTGTTTGGGGAGAAACTGCTGGAGTGGAGGGTCAGCTACTACTGCTATGCCCGATACTTTTTGTTTTGCAG GGATTCGAAGCTTATGTTGGGTTCTTGTTACTTAATACTACTATGAATGGATCCAAGTTGGATTGGCAG GTAATTACATGTGGGGTTCTTCTCATAGTCATGGCTGTTGGAAATTTCGTTAACACGGTGCAGACCCTAGTAAGGAAATCGAGGGTTAAGGCAAAAATCAAGAGAGGTAAAAGCAGGCAAGAGCTGCATCAACTGAATCATGGATCAGATGACAAGAGTTCGTAA